The Juglans regia cultivar Chandler chromosome 2, Walnut 2.0, whole genome shotgun sequence genome includes a window with the following:
- the LOC109011403 gene encoding probable trehalose-phosphate phosphatase F → MDLKSNHCSPVLTDPAPINKSRLGIHSSLLPYSQQGASFSSSKYVTIPRKKPAKLDDVRSNGWLDAMKSSSPPRKKLIKDLSVEVALDDADIAYSSWMLKYPSALNSFDQITNYAKNKKIAIFSDYDGTLSPIVDDPDRALMSNDMRSAVRNVSKFFPTAIISGRSRDKVYELVGLTELCYAGSHGMDIMGPLSHTVSDDYPNCIKSNDQQGKEVNLFQPAREFLPMIDEVFRTLVENTKGIKGAKVENHKFCASVHYRNVDEKNWPTIAQCVHDILKDYPRLRLTHGRKVLEVRPVIDWNKGKAVEFLLESLGLSNRNDVLPIYIGDDSSDEDAFKVLREGNRGYGILVSSVPKETNAFYSLRNPDEVMKFLNSLVTWKHEAAK, encoded by the exons ATGGACCTGAAATCAAATCATTGTTCTCCGGTTTTAACTGATCCTGCACCAATAAACAAGTCAAGACTTGGCATCCATTCTAGTTTGTTGCCTTACTCGCAGCAAGGAGCTTCGTTCTCCTCCAGTAAGTATGTAACTATTCCAAGGAAAAAGCCTGCAAAGCTTGATGATGTTCGATCTAATGGTTGGTTGGATGCCATGAAGTCCTCTTCTCCCCCTCGGAAAAAGCTAATAAAGGATCTCAGTGTTGAGGTGGCTTTGGATGATGCTGATATTGCTTATAGCTCCTGGATG CTGAAGTATCCATCAGCACTCAACTCTTTTGACCAAATTACAAATTATGCAAAGAACAAAAAGATTGCAATCTTTTCAGATTATGATGGTACTCTTTCTCCAATAGTAGATGACCCAGATCGTGCCCTTATGTCTAATGAT atGCGTTCTGCTGTAAGAAATGTTTCCAAGTTTTTTCCGACAGCAATCATCAGCGGAAGAAGCCGTGATAAG GTATATGAACTGGTAGGACTAACAGAACTCTGTTATGCTGGAAGTCATGGGATGGATATTATGGGCCCTCTTAGTCACACAGTATCTGATGACTATCCAAATTGTATTAAATCTAATGATCAACAA GGTAAGGAGGTAAATCTTTTCCAGCCGGCTAGGGAATTTTTACCCATGATTGACGAG GTTTTTAGAACCCTCGTTGAGAATACCAAGGGGATCAAAGGTGCAAAAGTTGAGAATCACAAGTTTTGTGCCTCTGTACATTACCGTAACGTAGATGAGAAG AATTGGCCTACTATAGCACAATGCGTTCATGATATTCTAAAGGACTACCCGCGATTGCGGTTAACTCATGGGCGGAAG GTTTTAGAAGTCCGTCCTGTGATTGACTGGAACAAGGGAAAAGCAGTTGAATTTCTACTTGAATCTCTTG GGCTAAGTAATAGGAATGATGTGCTTCCAATCTATATTGGAGATGATAGTAGTGATGAAGATGCATTCAAG GTATTGCGGGAGGGTAATCGAGGTTATGGAATACTGGTATCCTCTGTCCCTAAAGAAACCAATGCATTCTACTCTCTCAGGAACCCTGACGAG GTCATGAAATTCCTCAACTCCCTGGTGACATGGAAGCATGAAGCAGCTAAATGA